A stretch of Saccharomyces eubayanus strain FM1318 chromosome III, whole genome shotgun sequence DNA encodes these proteins:
- the RRP43 gene encoding exosome non-catalytic core subunit RRP43, with protein MAENTALDTIEVHPITFPPDVLARISPELSLQRHLSLGIRPCLRKYEEFREVTIENNTLSRYVDTENVNAKNNILGSNVLKSGKTIVITSITGGIIEENSASIKDLDDFGEEELYEITKEENVVANYASIYPVVEVERGRVGACTDEEMTISQKLYDSVLHSRILPKQALKVKAGVRSVNEDGTLSVLYPDELENDPSNEXNLKMKRKWSYVLYAKIIVLSRTGPVFDLCWNSLMYALQNVKLPRAFIDERASDLRMTIRTRGRSATIRETYEILCDQTKSLPLMINSQNIAFASNYGVIDLDPESQLQDPDNAEEEVDIDMDEARSVLIADLDTEAEETSIHSTISVIANAKGNYTQLTLVGAGAKITPNMIKRSLLLSKVRANDLSTRLNT; from the coding sequence ATGGCTGAAAATACTGCTTTGGATACTATTGAAGTCCACCCAATTACTTTTCCACCGGACGTTCTTGCAAGAATATCCCCGGAATTATCTTTACAAAGACATTTATCTCTAGGTATCAGACCATGTCTAAGAAAATATGAAGAGTTTAGAGAAGTTACAATAGAAAACAACACTTTGTCTCGTTACGTGGATACAGAGAATGTGAATgcaaaaaacaatatctTAGGGTcgaatgttttgaaaagtggAAAAACTATAGTAATCACTTCTATCACTGGTGGGataatagaagaaaacagCGCCTCAATCAAAGACTTAGATGATTTCGGTGAGGAAGAGTTGTACGAAATAAccaaggaagaaaatgtaGTTGCGAATTATGCCTCCATTTACCCAGTGGTGGAAGTTGAAAGAGGTAGAGTGGGTGCTTGcactgatgaagaaatgaCCATATCACAAAAACTATACGATTCTGTATTGCATTCTAGGATACTGCCCAAACAGGCTTTGAAAGTGAAGGCAGGTGTTCGTAGTGTGAACGAGGATGGTACATTATCTGTTTTATATCCGGATGAGTTAGAAAACGATCCATCAAATGAAWCAAAcctgaaaatgaaaagaaaatggtcATACGTTTTGTATGCGAAGATTATAGTTTTGAGTCGTACTGGTccagtttttgatttgtgCTGGAATTCCTTAATGTACGCTTTACAAAATGTGAAACTGCCTAGAGCATTTATAGATGAACGTGCGTCCGACTTGAGGATGACTATAAGaacaagaggaagaagTGCCACTATAAGAGAAACATACGAAATTTTATGTGACCAAACAAAATCACTACCGTTAATGATAAACTCACAAAATATTGCATTTGCTTCAAATTATGGAGTAATAGACTTAGACCCTGAATCACAATTACAAGATCCTGATAacgctgaagaagaagttgataTTGATATGGACGAAGCCAGATCTGTACTAATAGCCGATTTGGATACTGAAGCTGAAGAAACAAGTATTCATTCTACAATCTCTGTGATTGCTAATGCTAAAGGCAACTATACCCAATTGACATTAGTGGGAGCAGGTGCTAAAATAACACCAAACATGATAAAAAGgtcattattattgtcgAAGGTGAGGGCGAATGATTTATCGACAAGATTAAACACATAA
- the RBK1 gene encoding putative ribokinase, with protein MGITVIGSLNYDLDTFTDRLPDAGETFRANRFETHAGGKGLNQAAAIGKLREPSSDYSVRMIGNVGDDAFGNQLKDVLKDYKVDTTYVGTCAETSTGTATILIEEKVGGQNRILIVEGANGKTVYDSKQLSEFFPKDNNNEEYVVFQHEIPDPISIIKWIHENRPSFQIVYNPSPFKAMDRGDWVLIDILVVNEIEGLQILETIFDDHFVEQVKVQINNDFIGEYRKICEILHKALIDQNGKGTVVMTLGSKGVLFCSHEKPQVEFLPAVKDVSVIDTTGAGDTFLGALVTQLYQGEKLSTAINFSTLASSLTIQKKGAAESMPMYKDVENVM; from the coding sequence ATGGGCATTACGGTGATTGGTTCTTTGAACTACGATTTGGACACATTTACAGATAGATTACCTGATGCAGGGGAGACTTTCAGGGCCAACCGCTTTGAAACTCATGCAGGTGGTAAAGGATTGAACCAGGCTGCGGCTATTGGTAAACTAAGAGAACCTAGCAGTGACTACAGTGTTAGAATGATTGGGAATGTTGGCGATGACGCATTTGGTAACCAATTGAAAGACGTTTTGAAAGATTACAAGGTAGACACTACATATGTCGGTACTTGTGCTGAAACTAGTACAGGTACGGCTACCATATTGATAGAAGAGAAAGTAGGTGGTCAGAATAGAATATTGATTGTTGAAGGTGCTAACGGAAAAACTGTGTATGATAGCAAGCAATTGAGTGAATTTTTCCCTAAagacaataataatgaagaatatgTAGTATTCCAACATGAAATTCCAGACCCTATATCGATAATTAAATGGATACACGAGAACAGGCCAAGTTTCCAAATCGTATACAATCCTTCACCATTCAAGGCCATGGACAGGGGAGATTGGGTGTTGATAGATATTCTAGTTGTGAATGAAATCGAAGGACTTCAAATCCTAGAAACTATATTTGATGATCATTTCGTCGAGCAAGTAAAAGTGCAAATAAATAACGATTTCATTGGTGAATATCGTAAAATTTGTGAAATATTACATAAAGCACTTATTGACCAAAATGGAAAAGGCACTGTGGTTATGACTTTGGGTTCTAAAGGtgtgttgttttgttcaCATGAAAAACCTCAAGTGGAATTCCTTCCAGCCGTTAAAGATGTTTCTGTAATTGACACCACTGGAGCTGGAGACACCTTTTTAGGTGCTTTGGTCACCCAATTGTACCAAGGAGAGAAATTGTCTACGGctataaatttttctacTTTGGCAAGTTCGTTGACTATTCAGAAAAAAGGTGCCGCTGAAAGCATGCCAATGTATAAGGACGTTGAAAACGTTATGTAA